The following DNA comes from candidate division WOR-3 bacterium.
TCAATTTCTGCTATAAGTGTCTTTATTTCATTCGTAGTCTTTGCCATTTTAAGACCTCCTTTTTAATTAGTATAAATAATTACTATTATAATAATTAACTGCTACAATAAAATTTTTCAAGACTTTAAGTATTCAATTATTTTCAAAAGTTCCAATTTTATTTCTTTTAAAATTCTCCTGTCATCTTTTTCAAGGGGAAGATCAATTTGTTTTTTATCTTTCATACTTAAAATTTTTTTCTTAACTCCTTCAATTGTTAATCTCTCTTCATAATGTAACTTTTTGATAAGGTTTATAATATTTATTTCTTCCTTTGTATAA
Coding sequences within:
- a CDS encoding MerR family transcriptional regulator → MRDKFYYTIKEVSEITGIKPHVIRYWESQIPALRPKKIRGRRFYTKEEINIINLIKKLHYEERLTIEGVKKKILSMKDKKQIDLPLEKDDRRILKEIKLELLKIIEYLKS